The proteins below are encoded in one region of Cucurbita pepo subsp. pepo cultivar mu-cu-16 chromosome LG10, ASM280686v2, whole genome shotgun sequence:
- the LOC111803210 gene encoding uncharacterized protein LOC111803210 has product MAIPMSRIPCSSFASYSSSSFPLQPRNPFKPHRHGLKMDNPTSNGSLVVSCSAREMGSNSDPLNGSMKHQISSMAPSGMTLNEASMSMPSFKWRRVLLKVSGEALAGDRLQNIDPKVTMAIAREVAAVTRLGIEVAIVVGGGNIFRGSSWAGCSGLDRSSADYIGMLATVMNAIFLQATMESIGIPTRVQTAFRMSEVAEPYIRRRAVRHLEKGRVVIFAAGIGNPFFTTDTAAALRCAEINAEVLLKATNVDGVYDDDPKQNTNARLLETLTYQEVTSKDLSVMDMTAITLCQENNIPVVVFNLTKPDNISKAIKGERVGTLIGGTWNSNV; this is encoded by the exons ATGGCAATACCCATGTCCCGTATTCCCTGTTCCAGTTTTGCTTCTTATTCTTCCTCCTCGTTTCCATTGCAACCTCGTAATCCCTTCAAGCCCCATCGCCATGGTTTAAAGATGGATAATCCCACCTCAAATGGGTCGCTCGTTGTTAGCTGTTCCGCTCGCGAAATGGGTTCCAACTCTGACCCTTTGAACGGGAG CATGAAGCATCAGATATCATCTATGGCTCCTAGCGGGATGACACTAAATGAAGCTTCCATGTCCATGCCATCGTTTAAATGGCGAAGAGTATTGCTTAAAGTAAGCGGTGAAGCACTTGCTGGTGATCGGTTGCAGAATATTGATCCGAAG GTTACTATGGCGATTGCGAGGGAGGTTGCAGCTGTAACACGTCTGGGCATTGAG GTTGCTATAGTAGTTGGTGGGGGTAACATTTTTCGTGGATCGTCGTGGGCTGGATGTAGTGGCTTAGACCGTTCGTCTGCTGATTACATTGG GATGTTGGCAACAGTGATGAATGCTATATTTCTTCAAGCCACAATGGAGAGTATAGGCATTCCCACACGAGTGCAGACGGCGTTTCGTATGTCCGAGGTTGCGGAGCCATATATTCGACGTAGGGCTGTGAGGCACTTGGAAAAAGGCAGAGTTGTGATCTTTGCAGCTGGTATAGGCAATCCGTTTTTCACTACAGATACTGCAGCGGCCCTCCGTTGCGCAGAAA TTAATGCAGAAGTTCTGCTGAAAGCAACAAACGTTGACGGggtttatgatgatgatccGAAACAAAACACGAATGCACGTCTACTCGAGACTCTTACATACCAGGAAGTGACGTCGAAGGACCTTTCAGTGATGGACATGACAGCGATTACTCTATGCCAGGAAAACAACATTCCTG TTGTTGTCTTCAATCTAACAAAACCGGACAACATCTCGAAAGCCATAAAGGGCGAAAGAGTCGGGACGTTGATCGGAGGAACATGGAACTCAAACGTATGA
- the LOC111804314 gene encoding WD repeat-containing protein 44-like: protein MLSSDGDADVFFDSEDYLPLEESLVTEEVDASKSGYEIWMREPQSIKKRREYFLQEVGLNEFASSSSTRTQDSEIESSCSSGRIELDRLTECSGAVSSSDYAPSCNVEDNDSVVHHNDVQSAEFSNEANEANEANEATSRPSSVSDSSFQRCQGEGNVEACKDIDARKKKILTWWKSLKNKAARLRAMEFSEESKSNPAKSESCRMKVCQNKKKCSEFSALYMRQQICAHKGLIWTMKFSPDGKYLASGGEDGVVRIWRVTRTNASSEFLANDATREGKSSFSSKPLRFATVVIPAKVFQIDELPIQEFHGHSSDVLDIAWSTSNCLLSSSKDKTVRLWQVGSDQCLNVFHHKNYVTCIQFNPMDENYFVSGSIDGKIRIWGVLKQRVVDWADIRDAITAISYQPDGKGFAVGSITGSCRFYKTSGDDYINLDEQINIGGRNKASGKRITGIQFFRENSQRVMITSEDSKVRIFEGTKIVGQYKGLSKSGSQMSASFTENGKHIVSVGEDSRVYMWNYDSVRLSSTNETKSQQSCEHFFSDGVSVAIPCPGTGTEPKCLGNSQPQLSQRRDNQGDDSGLECFSFSNWFSANGLCRGSATWPEERLPLWDLPVAEDEHQDCHQKKLNGHNGDAHDQGSRLETWGLVIVVAGLDGTIKTFHNYGLPIKL, encoded by the exons ATGCTGAGCTCTGATGGAGATGCAGATGTTTTCTTCGACTCGGAAGATTACTTGCCATTGGAGGAGTCCTTGGTAACCGAAGAAGTCGATGCGAGCAAGTCGGGATATGAAATATGGATGAGAGAGCCTCAGAGCATTAAGAAGAGAAGGgaatattttcttcaagaaGTTGGTTTGAATGAATTTGCATCTTCTTCAAGTACTCGTACACAGGATTCAGAGATTGAATCTAGTTGTTCATCAGGGAGGATAGAATTGGACAGACTCACAGAGTGTAGTGGAGCTGTTTCAAGCTCTGACTATGCACCTAGCTGTAATGTAGAAGACAATGATTCAGTAGTACACCACAATGATGTGCAAAGTGCTGAATTCAGCAACGAGGCAAACGAGGCAAACGAGGCAAACGAGGCAACCAGTCGACCATCTTCTGTTTCCGACTCCAGCTTTCAACGGTGCCAAGGTGAAGGTAACGTCGAAGCTTGCAAGGATATCGATGcgaggaaaaagaagatacTGACTTGGTGGAAATCCTTAAAAAACAAGGCAGCAAGACTACGAGCTATGGAGTTTTCTGAGGAATCGAAATCAAATCCTGCGAAATCCGAAAGTTGCAGAATGAAGGTGtgccaaaacaaaaagaagtgTTCAGAATTTAGTGCATTGTATATGAGACAGCAGATTTGTGCTCACAAGGGCTTGATTTGGACAATGAAGTTTAGTCCAGACGGGAAGTATTTGGCAAGCGGAGGAGAAGACGGAGTCGTTCGCATTTGGCGTGTAACACGTACAAATGCCTCTAGTGAGTTTTTAGCAAATGACGCCACAAGAGAAGGGAAGTCTAGTTTCAGCAGTAAACCGTTGAGATTTGCCACTGTTGTCATTCCTGCTAAGGTTTTTCAGATAGATGAGTTGCCAATACAAGAATTCCACGGACATTCAAGTGATGTCTTGGATATAGCTTGGTCTACTTCAAAC TGTCTTCTTTCATCCTCAAAGGATAAAACCGTGCGCTTGTGGCAAGTTGGTTCAGATCAATGTCTCAATGTTTTCCACCATAAAAACTACG TTACTTGTATCCAATTCAATCCAATGGATGAAAACTACTTCGTCAGTGGCTCAATCGATGGAAAAATTCGGATTTGGGGCGTCTTGAAGCAGCGTGTGGTCGATTGGGCTGATATCCGAGATGCAATTACCGCGATATCTTATCAACCAGATGGGAAG GGGTTTGCTGTTGGTTCTATCACTGGCAGTTGCCGTTTCTACAAAACATCAG GAGATGATTATATCAATCTGGATGAACAGATCAATATTGGCGGTAGAAATAAAGCCTCGGGTAAAAGGATCACTGGCATTCAG TTTTTCCGAGAGAACTCTCAAAGAGTGATGATAACTTCGGAAGACTCTAAAGTACGCATATTTGAAGGAACCAAAATCGTCGGCCAATACAAAG GTCTATCGAAGTCGGGTAGTCAAATGTCTGCTTCCTTTacagaaaatggaaaacataTAGTATCTGTTGGAGAGGATTCTCGTGTATATATGTGGAACTACGATAGCGTTCGTCTTTCGTCGACGAACGAGACGAAATCTCAGCAGTCTTGTGAGCATTTCTTTTCTGATGGTGTGTCTGTTGCTATACCATGTCCTGGCACTGGAACTGAACCAAAGTGCTTGGGTAACAGCCAACCACAGTTGTCACAGAGACGGGATAACCAAGGGGATGACAGTGGTTTGGAGTGTTTTTCGTTCAGTAATTGGTTCTCTGCCAATGGTCTGTGCCGAGGTTCTGCAACATGGCCAGAAGAGAGACTACCTCTCTGGGATTTACcagttgcagaagatgaacACCAAGATTGTCATCAAAAGAAACTAAATGGCCATAACGGCGACGCCCACGACCAAGGATCTCGACTCGAAACATGGGGCCTTGTGATTGTCGTGGCTGGATTAGATGGAACTATAAAGACATTCCACAACTATGGATTGCCCATCAAGCTTTAG